A window from Suncus etruscus isolate mSunEtr1 chromosome 18, mSunEtr1.pri.cur, whole genome shotgun sequence encodes these proteins:
- the CDSN gene encoding corneodesmosin yields MDSSQARHMGRVGGHRMMALLLAGLLLPGTLSKSIGNSGSFKDASRIINPNDPSLNGGSNSIYSHGGASSSSSSSSGGTGAGAGSGGSSGSSISQGGFSGSSSYKPGMVYSQSSSSGSGSSLQGASGSSHSQSGSSGSHSGSSGSHSLSSSSHSSGGSSSQSGSGSALPVDNGSSRQVISSSQSGGSSSSSVSQTSWMTSSSGQKVNSNQPPCSSNVPDSPCSGGTIVSHSGSYISNSHSVSGGKRPIVVVVEQHGSGGPGGVQVGPCNVLQGKPCPPITSIDQSYGGYEVVGGSSDNYLAPGMTYSKGKIYPVGYFTKENPVRGSLGKPTFAAGPPISEGKYFSSNPIVPSHSSSGSSIYQSGPSSVIVFQPVGSGGVQPCRGSSKGPCNLSSSGSHSSSSISVSSGSSSHPCGGVSQGPCSSPGTGSISSSSSSQSSGKIVLQPCGSKSISSSNPCASVSSSTLSGGPDGNPQPDPSAGARPCGSGNSAKFPCRSIRNILNELKPLGPQLVDPAVFLPKEESPNSS; encoded by the exons GGACCTTGTCTAAGAGCATTGGGAACTCAGGATCCTTTAAGGACGCCTCTCGAATCATCAACCCCAATGACCCTTCTCTCAATGGGGGCTCCAATAGCATCTATAGCCATGGAGGTGCTAGCAGTTCCAGTTCCAGTTCCAGTGGTGGTACCGGTGCTGGTGCTGGCTCTGGTGGTTCCAGCGGATCCAGCATCTCCCAGGGTGGTTTTTCAGGATCTTCCTCATATAAACCGGGAATGGTGTATTCCCAAAGCAGCTCCTCTGGATCTGGCTCTAGTCTACAAGGTGCATCTGGTTCCTCCCA CAGCCAGTCTGGAAGCAGTGGCTCCCACTCTGGAAGCAGCGGTTCTCACTCGTTAAGCAGCAGCTCTCACTCCTCCGGAGGCAGCAGTTCTCAGTCAGGGTCTGGCTCAGCTCTACCAGTTGACAATGGTTCTTCCCGCCAAGTAATAAGCTCTTCTCAATCTGGAGGAAGTTCAAGCTCTTCTGTTTCCCAAACCTCTTGGATGACCAGCAGCAGTGGCCAAAAGGTCAATTCTAACCAGCCCCCGTGTAGTTCAAATGTCCCCGACTCTCCCTGCAGTGGGGGTACCATTGTCTCACACTCTGGCTCCTACATCTCTAACTCCCATTCAGTGTCGGGGGGTAAAAGGCCAATAGTGGTGGTAGTGGAGCAGCATGGTTCTGGTGGCCCTGGAGGGGTTCAAGTTGGTCCCTGCAATGTTCTTCAGGGCAAGCCCTGTCCCCCCATCACTTCCATAGACCAATCATATGGCGGCTATGAGGTGGTGGGTGGTTCCTCTGACAATTACCTGGCTCCAGGTATGACCTATAGTAAGGGCAAAATCTATCCAGTGGGTTACTTCACCAAAGAGAACCCTGTCAGAGGCTCTCTGGGGAAACCCACATTTGCAGCTGGGCCACCCATCTCTGAAGGCAAATACTTCTCTAGCAATCCCATTGTTCCAAGCCATAGCTCTTCTGGTTCTAGTATCTATCAGTCAGGACCCTCCTCAGTCATTGTGTTTCAGCCAGTGGGTTCTGGTGGGGTCCAGCCTTGCAGAGGAAGTTCTAAGGGTCCCTGCAACCTCTCTAGCTCTGGTAGCCATAGCAGTTCTAGTATTTCCGTCAGTTCTGGTTCATCCTCTCATCCCTGTGGTGGGGTTTCCCAGGGACCCTGCTCCTCGCCAGGCACAGGCTCCATCAGTAGCAGCTCCAGCTCCCAGTCGAGTGGAAAAATTGTCCTTCAACCCTGTGGCAGCAAGTCCATCTCCTCAAGTAACCCATGCGCTTCTGTCTCCTCCTCCACCTTGAGTGGTGGCCCTGATGGCAATCCCCAGCCTGATCCTTCAGCTGGTGCTAGGCCCTGTGGCTCTGGAAACTCTGCAAAGTTTCCCTGCCGCTCCATCCGCAACATCCTGAATGAACTAAAGCCTTTGGGCCCTCAGCTAGTTGATCCTGCAGTTTTCCTACCCAAGGAAGAGTCACCTAACAGTTCGTAA